A window of the Hippoglossus stenolepis isolate QCI-W04-F060 chromosome 8, HSTE1.2, whole genome shotgun sequence genome harbors these coding sequences:
- the tnfrsf1a gene encoding tumor necrosis factor receptor superfamily member 1A, with the protein MEEAGHRGRRNKNPPVGTILLLMCMVVPTLAYLPSSESTCPTDDYSPAKGICCNKCLPGNKLVEVCNATGHRSKCAPCPTGQFMDKINYSTRCRACSVCKATKNEKTLKKCEKDQNTICQCYDGHYRSYIDSVTYECRKCAQCGPDEKEKQNCTNLTNTVCECKENYYRVKKTCEPCKSCTSECNHGCPLPSLNPNGNDRGEQFFTNIIAGVVAVALVLLALVALITHVVTKRSIKKKWAQPSSQPTDDSPDSSEVVLICSEGCSDNSSVEVTPNSSVSDQLPPNLPDCVPLEIETSDLIYSVLDLVSALQVKQLVRTLGVRDTEIEQAELDHRPCREAHYQMLRLWAERVSRADGGGQSGMLHWPLLQELLDKLRTMRLGGVAEELETKYSFQ; encoded by the exons ATGGAGGAAGCTGGACACAGAGGACGGAGGAATAAAAATCCCCCTGTGGGCACAATACTGCTCCTCATG TGCATGGTCGTTCCCACTTTGGCATATTTGCCATCTTCAGAGTCCACGTGTCCCACTGACGACTACTCCCCTGCAAAGGGAATTTGTTGCAACAAATGTTtgccag GTAATAAGCTTGTAGAGGTGTGTAATGCTACGGGTCACAGAAGTAAATGTGCTCCATGTCCTACTGGACAATTCATGGATAAGATTAATTACTCCACCAGATGCAGAGCGTGCAGTGTCTGCAAAG cgacaaagaatgaaaagactctaaaaaaatgtgaaaaagaccaaaacactATTTGTCAATGCTATGACGGTCATTACAGATCTTACATCGACTCAGTAACGTACGAGTGTCGCAAATGTGCACAATGTGGACctgatgaaaaggaaaagcaaaacT GCACaaacctgacaaacacagtTTGTGAATGTAAGGAGAACTACTACAGAGTCAAAAAAACGTGTGAACCCTGCAAGAG TTGTACCAGTGAGTGCAACCATGGCTGTCCACTTCCTAGTCTGAATCCAAATG GTAACGACAGAGGAGAGCAATTTTTCACAAACATAATTGCTGGAGTTGTTGCTGTGGCTCTTGTGTTGTTGGCGCTGGTCGCTCTCATCACTCACGTGGTCACTAAACGCTCCATCAAGAAGAAGTGGGCACAGCCGTCCTCCCAACCGACTGATGATTCTCCGGACTCTTCCGAG GTGGTCCTGATCTGTAGTGAAGGATGTTCAGACAACAGCAGCGTCGAAGTCACTCCCAACAGCTCTGTGAGTGACCAGCTGCCACCCAATCTGCCTGACTGTGTCCCCCTGGAAATCGAGA CCTCTGACCTAATCTACTCAGTGTTGGATCTAGTTTCTGCGCTGCAGGTGAAGCAGCTGGTGCGTACTCTAGGTGTGAGGGATACAGAGATCGAACAAGCAGAGCTGGATCACCGGCCCTGCAGGGAGGCTCACTACCAGATGCTGCGGTTGTGGGCTGAGAGAGTGTCTCGTGCGGATGGAGGAGGTCAAAGTGGAATGCTGCACTGGCCTTTGTTGCAGGAGTTGTTGGACAAACTGAGGACGATGCGCCTGGGAGGGGTGGCCGAGGAGCTGGAGACAAAGTACAGCTTTCAGTAA
- the plekhg6 gene encoding uncharacterized protein plekhg6 — protein sequence MDPNKPSFSSKALHANNSGGNESQMEDGSVLWRDGVDRERQREAEGRETEVVDGTTAAAEINLRHRGSADKHKFNSLGYQRRTKQKVVTDFATVSKSTSAAARPRAALRQVLFNQGGSSDKNPASEERGQLDVLKQDLEAYPVPVSLRWQWKEESRGTTLEKNWTDIVHSHSTMSKMQRHQQEALWEFVHTELTYINKLIIIKALVVAALVNLHQRGFLLEVQPQLLFSNLPSIISAHQLFWQEVIYPMLQEVRRTGQPFDPMRLEAGCLQFHERFSSYQHYCWEEENNLEFTRRQMESNPHFLTYVQWVETHPQCERMRLGDMQAKPHQRITKYPLLLKAVLRNTQDPHVQHTLRGMLSSVNSFLESINDYLKLKDEELALSISAQRVEGYEVEGISEEIDKNVREICRFDLTCPVRGVGPGVVRRLLLEENLKIRDRKDNKLEVVALLFSDVLLMTKVQKKGERLKVVRPPLALDRTSCIALRDGCSFVLVEVGELQSTMNVYIFAASTSESCSTWVSTIHQAKGTLANLRMMENSRQLENWKNQLETKPIKEAKMDNMETREHNFVDQLNEEMIIPQSINGMLASKEKEGAHPYQPADDVNANNTGLTFLGSQASDSNRKDEGKSFAGQQQTIKEYEWIEMGVRGDQDGNPTKKEEKIVETQMTKERRVTFNQRPQSTPNLDLYTHRAAEDSLRPHNLLIGGLPDVDYPTNEHSTLPFSYQPTRSRERPGLQRLEGERGILTRRDFQSVNQDMRKSSNSQSGDIQTSPEVKGFPKNLRSPVLRRRRPLSINQAPTTRMSKKFSQGSGEAWTASSSNSESDYSLNSKRNSVPSDKSSNSHRVLKLGSLKPNQGMFWHMNDRASADPETWSEPEPELNFHSKRPKMKTQRSASIPNIIIEGGHGLSLHPTNRYTLPQQQYVPFPIPGHYPNGHPSPLDGLLERAKERRMGRNVKMSNLRSRYPPTSPSFSTTPSPSPSDGDRDTEWEEEVELMRHRALTVSKGWKEQLVDGDEDDNRNSVAFSEGVNVDWPGWCFDDDEVMVHLQPRDEGLLEGISRSLALLKFPHFSEQEEGECSQV from the exons ATGGATCCAAACAAGCCCAG CTTTTCCTCAAAAGCACTGCACGCAAACAACAGCGGGGGAAATGAGTCACAGATGGAAGACGGGTCGGTGCTTTGGAGGGACGGTGTGGacagggagaggcagagggaagcAGAGGGCCGAGAGACGGAAGTCGTTGATGGGacgacagcagctgcagagataaACCTTCGCCACAGGGGgtcagcagacaaacacaagttCAATTCTCTGGGCTACCAG AGGCGGACCAAGCAGAAGGTTGTGACTGACTTTGCAACAGTGAGTAAAAGCACGTCTGCAGCAGCCAGGCCCCGAGCGGCACTGAGACAGGTCCTGTTCAACCAGGGAGGGTCCTCTGACAAGAACCCAGCGTCTGAG gaGCGAGGTCAGCTGGATGTGTTGAAACAGGATCTGGAGGCCTACCCTGTGCCAGTCAGTCTGAGGTGGCAATGGAAGGAGGAGAGTCGAGGAACGACACTGGAGAAGAACTGGACGGATATAGTTCACTCTCATTCA ACCATGTCGAAGATGCAGAGAcaccagcaggaggcgctgtgGGAGTTTGTCCACACTGAACTCACCTACATCAACAAGCTTATTATCATCAAAGCT TTGGTCGTTGCAGCCCTTGTAAACCTGCATCAGAGAGGATTTCTCCTGGAG GTGCAACCTCAGCTGCTCTTCTCCAACCTCCCCTCCATCATCAGTGCACACCAGCTCTTCTGGCAGGAGGTGATTTATCCCATGTTACAGGAAGTCCGCCGGACAGGGCAGCCCTTTGACCCCATGAGGTTAGAGGCTGGTTGTCTGCAG TTCCATGAGCGTTTCTCCTCCTATCAGCATTACTGCtgggaggaggaaaacaacctGGAGTTCACTCGCAGGCAGATGGAGAGCAACCCGCACTTCCTCACGTATGTTCAG TGGGTGGAGACTCATCCTCAGTGTGAGCGGATGCGGCTTGGGGACATGCAGGCCAAACCCCACCAGAGGATCACAAAGTACCCCCTGCTGCTGAAAGCCGTGCTCAGAAACACCCAGGACCCCCATGTACAGCACACGCTCAGAGGCATG CTGTCCAGTGTGAACAGCTTCCTGGAAAGTATCAATGACTACCTGAAGCTCAAAGATGAGGAGCtcgctctctccatctctgctcaGCGGGTGGAGGGATATGAGGTGGAGGGAATCAGTGAAGAAATTGACAAG AATGTACGAGAGATCTGCCGGTTTGACCTAACTTGCCCGGTCAGAGGAGTGGGTCCGGGAGTCGTAcgcaggctgctgctggaggagaactTGAAGATTCGcgacagaaaagacaacaag CTGGAGGTGGTGGCTCTACTTTTCTCAGATGTGCTTCTAATGACCAAAGTCCAGAAGAAAGGAGAGCGGCTGAAAGTGGTTCGACCTCCTCTGGCCCTGGACAGAACTTCCTGCATAGCACTGAGAGACGGCT GTTCATTTGTTCTTGTGGAGGTTGGTGAACTGCAGAGCACTATGAATGTCTACATCTTTGCAGCCAGCACCTCAGAGAGCTGCTCCACGTGGGTCTCCACCATCCACCAGGCCAAG GGAACACTGGCAAACCTGAGAATGATGGAGAACAGCAGACAATTGGAAAACTGGAAAAACCAATTGGAGACAAAACCTATCAAAGAAGCCAAGATGGATAATATGGAGACAAGAGAACACAATTTTGTGGATCAACTTAATGAGGAAATGATCATCCCGCAGTCGATAAATGGGATGTTGGCGTctaaagaaaaggagggagcGCATCCGTATCAACCTGCAGATGACGTTAACGCTAACAACACCGGATTAACTTTTTTGGGATCCCAGGCCAGCGACAGTAATCGTAAAGATGAGGGTAAGAGCTTTGCTGGTCAGCAACAAACAATCAAAGAATATGAATGGATAGAAATGGGAGTGAGAGGCGATCAAGATGGGAACCCCacaaagaaggaagagaaaatagTCGAGACTCAGATGACAAAGGAGCGAAGGGTGACCTTTAACCAAAGACCACAGTCTACCCCAAATCTGGATCTTTACACTCATAGAGCTGCCGAAGATTCATTAAGACCACACAATCTTTTAATAGGTGGATTACCAGATGTTGACTACCCAACAAATGAACATAGCACTTTACCATTTTCTTACCAGCCAACCAGGTCCAGGGAAAGGCCTGGGCTTCAAAGActagagggagaaagagggatatTAACAAGGAGAGATTTCCAGTCTGTGAACCAGGACATGAGAAAGTCCAGCAACAGCCAGTCTGGAGACATCCAGACATCTCCAGAGGTTAAGGGGTTCCCAAAAAATTTGAGGTCACCCGTGTTACGGAGGAGGAGGCCACTCAGCATCAATCAGGCACCCACCACTCGGATGTCCAAGAAGTTCTCCCAGGGCTCAGGAGAGGCTTGGACAGCCTCCTCTTCCAACTCTGAATCAGACTACAGCCTAAACAGCAAGAGAAACTCTGTTCCTTCTGACAAAAGCTCAAATTCACACCGGGTGCTCAAGCTGGGCTCCCTGAAGCCCAACCAAGGCATGTTTTGGCACATGAATGATCGAGCCTCTGCAGATCCCGAAACATGGTCTGAGCCTGAGCCTGAACTGAACTTCCATAGCAAAAGGCCCAAAATGAAAACCCAAAGGAGTGCTTCCATCCCTAACATTATAATCGAAGGGGGGCATGGACTTTCTCTGCACCCCACTAACCGTTACACTTTACCCCAACAACAATATGTACCTTTTCCCATCCCAGGACATTACCCTAACGGACACCCTTCTCCTCTGGATGGCCTTCTGGAAAGAGCCAAAGAGAGAAGGATGGGGCgaaatgtgaaaatgtccaaTTTGAGGTCAAGATATCCTCCTACCTCCCCCTCGTTTTCCACCACACCTTCACCATCACCCAGcgatggagacagagacacagagtgggaggaggaggtggagctgatgAGACACCGAGCCCTCACAGTGAGTAAAGGATGGAAAGAGCAGCTGGTGGACGGAGATGAAGACGATAACAGGAACAG cGTTGCCTTTTCAGAAGGCGTAAATGTGGACTGGCCAGGCTGGTGCTTTGACGACGACGAAGTCATGGTTCATTTACAACCTCGAGATGAAGGACTTCTGGAGGGCATCAGCCGATCTCTGGCCTTATTGAAATTTCCTCACTTTTCAGAGCAAGAAGAAGGGGAGTGCAGTCAGGTGTAG
- the LOC118113198 gene encoding lymphocyte activation gene 3 protein — MMLLECFIFILITFLTTGVQCEVTEVFAEAGSPAVLPCKYSPTSNVSPGIIWSKVTNGTVWRKQKSGVQLWGSSWSEKGIQRVRCPHNQFERGDYSLQILRVREEDGGVYSCRVEQGDRVDETVVMLRIITVSISPLVPIWGRDISVTCQVTPGFDAAAAVQWMLNDSRFSRQTRVTSPGDTLKSIVTEKASARLTGNWTCVVGYKGKEGRASATLTVTGIIQPPSDDTKVYAAVGSAVTLPCVFSSGLNPSSPLWEKLQTGSLNKRAPSRFALFSPSSPSSQLPWDKSASLKEVDLKDEGRYRCSGTIKGQRLARNIQLVVAKIDSSVPSKKKRSVTLTCQLSDTSEVTEYEWVRVTNDLNQAFGPIHKGQTLSISLLSEESRDTWACRFSGKDGILGNITTMITYNDPMMSSLSGQKASGTSQNTAAVVGLSLLLLALLLILAQMYKNHRRKQGIFQYPAMETIIQTVSNEREEREKHRVKVLP; from the exons ATGATGTTGTTGGAgtgtttcatctttattttgatCACTTTTCTTACGACAG GAGTTCAGTGTGAGGTGACAGAGGTGTTTGCTGAAGCGGGTTCTCCGGCTGTACTACCCTGTAAATACAGCCCGACATCCAATGTTTCTCCTGGCATCATCTGGAGCAAAGTCACCAATGG CACCGTCTGGAGAAAGCAGAAGAGCGGGGTGCAGCTGTGGGGCTCGAGCTGGTCAGAGAAAGGGATCCAACGCGTACGATGCCCCCACAATCAGTTTGAAAGAGGCGACTACAGCCTGCAAATCCtcagagtgagggaggaggatggaggagttTACTCCTGCAGGGTGGAGCAGGGAGACCGAGTTGATGAAACCGTGGTCATGCTCAGAATCATTACAG TGTCCATCTCTCCATTGGTTCCCATATGGGGGAGAGACATTTCAGTCACTTGTCAGGTGACTCCTGGGTTTGAtgcggctgctgctgtgcagtGGATGTTGAACGACAGTCGATTTTCACGCCAGACTAGAGTCACCTCACCGGGAGACACCTTGAAAAGCATCGTGACGGAAAAGGCATCTGCGAGGCTGACGGGGAACTGGACCTGTGTGGTGGGCTACAAAGGCAAAGAAGGCCGAGCTTCAGCAACTCTGACAGTGACAG GAATCATCCAACCACCATCTGACGACACCAAGGTGTATGCTGCTGTGGGATCTGCAGTCACACTCCCCTGTGTCTTCTCCTCCGGGTTGAACCCCTCTTCGCCACTCTGGGAGAAACTGCAGACTGGGTCTCTTAATAAACGAGCTCCCAGCCGCTTTGCCTTGTTTTCTCCATCCTCACCGTCCTCTCAGCTTCCCTGGGACAAATCTGCCAGTTTGAAAGAGGTTGACCTGAAGGATGAGGGCAGGTACAGATGCTCTGGGACCATAAAAGGACAAAGGCTCGCTCGAAACATCCAGCTCGTCGTCGCCAAAA ttgaCAGCAGTGTCCCGTCAAAGAAGAAACGCTCCGTGACGCTGACCTGCCAACTGTCCGACACGAGCGAGGTCACTGAATATGAATGGGTTCGTGTGACCAATGATCTCAATCAGGCCTTCGGGCCCATCCACAAGGGGCAGACTCTGAGTATCAGCCTGTTGTCAGAGGAGAGCCGGGACACATGGGCATGTCGGTTCTCAGGCAAAGACGGCATTTTAGGAAACATAACCACAATGATAACGTACAATGATCCAATGATGA gTAGTCTTAGTGGACAAAAAGCGTCAGGTACCTCACAGAACACCGCTGCTGTGGTCGGGCTCAGTTTGCTCCTCCTCGCTCTGCTGCTGATTCTGGCTCAGATGTACAAGAACCACCGAAGG AAGCAAGGCATCTTTCAGTACCCTGCGATGGAGACGATTATTCAAACCGTCTCCAATGagcgggaggagagagaaaagcacaGAGTGAAAGTGTTACCGTAA
- the mrpl51 gene encoding 39S ribosomal protein L51, mitochondrial encodes MSVLGALLRAGATFCHSAGSLLQTARGFSTGTCCQIRMHAIPQPKRVDRWTEKRSMFGVYDNIGILGDFKAHPKDLILAPCWLKAFKGNELQRLIRKKKMVGNRMMTLERHNLEKRIRFLYKHFNRFGKHR; translated from the exons ATGTCTGTGCTGGGAGCTTTGCTGAGAGCCGGAGCGACCTTCTGTCATTCTGCTGGGAGCCTGCTGCAAACGGCCAGGGGCTTTTCCACAG GTACGTGCTGCCAGATCAGGATGCATGCCATCCCTCAGCCGAAGAGGGTGGACAGGTGGACTGAGAAGAGGAGCATGTTTGGAGTTTATGACAACATCGGCATATTAG GAGATTTTAAAGCTCATCCCAAAGACCTTATTTTGGCCCCCTGCTGGTTGAAGGCTTTCAAAGGTAATGAACTGCAGCGTCTAATTCGTAAGAAGAAGATGGTGGGAAACCGAATGATGACGCTGGAAAGACACAACCTGGAGAAGAGGATCCGATTCCTCTACAAACACTTCAACCGCTTCGGCAAACATCGTTAA
- the LOC118113260 gene encoding synaptobrevin has product MSAPDAAAAPGAPGAPGADGAPGQPPGPPNTSSNRRLQQTQAQVEEVVDIMRVNVDKVLERDQKLSELDDRADALQAGASQFESCAAKLKNKYWWKNCKMMIMMGIIGVIVVGIIFLYFFY; this is encoded by the exons at GTCTGCCCCAGATGCCGCCGCAGCCCCCGGTGCTCCAGGAGCCCCCGGTGCAGATGGAGCGCCCGGCCAACCTCCAGGCCCACCCAACACTTCCAGCAACCGCAGGCTACAGCAGACACAGGCCCAAGTAGAGGAG gtggtggacatcatgCGGGTGAATGTGGACAAGGTTTTGGAAAGGGACCAGAAGCTCTCAGAGCTGGATGACAGAGCGGATGCTCTCCAAGCCGGAGCCTCCCAGTTTGAAAGCTGCGCAGCCAAGCTAAAGAACAAGTACTGGTGGAAGAACTGCAAG ATGATGATCATGATGGGCATCATTGGAGTCATTGTGGTTGGAATAATATTCT TGTACTTCTTCTACTGA